The genome window TGCCGCGAGCACACCTTTATCTACAGCGACCAGCCCCGTGCCGCGGTCGTCCtccagcggcggcggcggcggcagctcAATGACGGCCACCGCCACAGGCACACCTTTATCCACAGGAACAAGCCCCGTGCCGTGGTCGTCCTCCAGCGGCGGCTCAACTGCAGCCACCGCCACAGGCACACCTTTATCCACTGGAACAAGCCCCATGCCGTGGTCGTCCTCCCGCGGCGGCAGCGGCAGCTCAGCTTCGCCCACCGCCACAGGCACACCTTTATCCACAGGAACAAGCCCCATGCCGTGGTCGTCCTCCAGCGGCGGCTCAACTGCAGCCACCGCCACAGGCACACCTTTATCCACAGGAACAAGCCCCGTGCCGCGGTCGTCCtccagcggcggcggcggaggcagCTCAATGACGGCCACCGCCACAGGCACACCTTTATCCACAGGAACAAGCCCCGTGCCGTGGTCGTCCTCCAGCGGCGGCTCAACTGCAGCCACCGCCACAGGCACACCTTTATCCACAGGAACAAGTCCCGTGCCGTGGTCTTCCTCCAGCGGCGGCTCAACTACAGCCACCGCCACAGGCACACTTTTATCCACTGGAACAAGCCCCATGCCGTGGTCGTCCTCCAGCGGCGGCTCAACTGCAGCCACCGCCACAGGCACACCTTTATCCACTGGAACAAGCCCCATGCCGTGGTCGTCCTCCCGCGGCGGCAGCGGCAGCTCAGCTTCGCCCACCGCCACAGGCACACCTTTATCCACAGGAACAAGCCCCATGCCGTGGTCGTCCTCCAGCGGCGGCTCAACTGCAGCCACCGCCACAGGCACACCTTTATCCACTGGAACAAGCCCCATGCCGTGGTCGTCCTCCAGCGGCGGCTCAACTGCAGCCACCGCCACAGGCACACCTTTATCCACTGGAACAAGCCCCATGCCGTGGTCGTCCTCCAGCGGCGGCAGCGGCAGCTCAGCTTCGCCCACCGCCACAGGCACACCTTTATCCACAGGAACAAGTCCCATGCCGTGGTCTTCCTCCagcggcggcggcagcagctCAACTACAGCCACCGCCACAGGCACACCTTTATCCACAGGAACAAGAAGCGGCATCATGCAGCCGTCGGCCGCTGGAACTAACGCTGCTGCTTCTACACAAACAACTTCTGCTAGCTCAGTCCGTGCTCCTAATACAGGAGCCAtctctgcttcctcctcctcctcctcctcctccaccaccaccttGATGTTTAGCACAACCTGGAGTCCAAACAGCAACTCCGGGACCATGAAGACAATGCCGATGATGTCGTCTCCCGCCGAGGTGTCCACGTCCACCAGTATGTTTTGGTTTACAGGTTCAtgttgttccatccatccatccattttcttctatcCATGATCGGGTCACAGGGACATCACCTTATGCAGGGAAGACCAGACTTCCCACTCCctagccacttcgtccagctcttctggggggggggggcgttcccaGGTCAGCTGAAAAACAAGTCCCTCCGGCGTATCCTGGGGCATTCCCagaaaacctcaccagggaggcgtctgggggcatcctaaccagatgctcCCAGacgcctcatctggctcctctcgatgcggaggagcagcggctctactccgagatcctcccggatgaccgagcttctcactgtatctctaagggagagcccggacaccctgcggaggaaactcatttcgggccgctcgtatccgggatctcgttctttcggtcacgacccgcagctcgcgaccataggtgagggtaggaacgtagatcgaccggtaaaatGAGGGCTtagcctttcggctcagctcctcctTCACCGTGAcggaccgatacagagtccgcttCACTGCGGATCTCCCGCTCTATTCTTCTCTCACTCACGAATAAGACCTTGAgatacttggggcaggatctcttccttgACCCAGAGAGGGCgcgtcacccttttccgactgaggaccacggtctcagatttggaggtgctgaatTTCATCCGAACCTCTTCGCACacggctgtgaaccgctccagcgagagttggagatcacagcttgatgtaGCCGtcagaaccacatctgcaaaaagcagagacgcaacgctgaggccaccaaacaagAGCCCCTCAACGCCacggctgcgccgagaaattccCTCCGTGAAGGtgatgaacagaattggtgacaaagggcagccgtggcggagtccaaccctcactggaaccgaattcgacttactgccggcaatgcaaaCCGGACTCTGACaacggtcatacagggaccgaaaagCCCGTAAAAGGGACTCCGGTACTCTATACTACCGGAGCCCCCTCCATGTTGGGCGAagtcccacgcaccctcgagcaCCCTGCTGAGGGTTttcgagctggtccactgttccacagccaggaagaaaaacacactgctcctccttaaTCTGATCTGggtttttttaagaaatgtcttttttttaagatgaaagTTTCATTTTGTCCAGGACAAAAGTAAAttgtttgaagaaaaaacatttgtagttttttttttttttttttttaattccacctcaagaaaaaaaaaagttgtttctttaggggaaaaaagtatcctatcaaaaaaaaaaaaatcccaacaaaAGGGTTCCAAGAGAATTTAAACAAAGGTCTAaaagttgatgatgatgatgttatgCAATTTTCATAGAGctgaaaaaagtcatatttattaaagaaaaattcgtaaatgttcaatttaaaaaaaatattattttccccaAGAATGAAATCGAACGTGCCTCTACGAAAGTCCTTTCATGGTTTTATGATGTTGTCGCTTTCCCACGTAAACAATCCCACGTCTCCGCAGCCACGGCCGCGTCCGGCGCCGGCGCCGGGCACTccacgatgatgatgacgatgtcCGCACACGCGGGAGGGAGCATGTCCGGTATGACAACAAGCACAATGAACATGGCAAGTCCAACTCAAACCTAACAAGAGCAACCGTGGAtggaaaaagtctacacacccctgttgaaatgccAAATTTTGGTGCCAACATTCAAGAGTGCTtctaattaaccccaaataaagttccgaTGTTCTCGTGAGCTTttcctgaaggttttgtgctaagaCAGACTACTATTTGGAACTGCTCATAACTCCCTCCACCTTGACCGAGGCTGTATTGAGCGGTTCTCGAGGGCTTTAACATTTTGTGAGAAGTCATCGAATAAACTGCTGACACGGAGTGAACGACTAGAAAACTCAAATTCAGATCTCCCTACCTAAAATTGATTAACGAGCCAGTTCGATGTGCaaaccatttaaaaagatgacattttgcgatttaaaaagaaaaggaaaaaaacaaaatacgaaTGCCacgaaaagcctactagaacagctcgATCTTATCTTGCCACCTATTTTAATAGGTGGTATTTGAATCGGGGTGTGCAGACTTATTATAGCCACTCTGTCTCTCTCTATAGACATCGTTTTCCCATATCCTCAGCTTTTTGAAACGTGTCCCCCCAGGTGCAGATCTACTGTCCGGTATTCTCGTGTAATTGCTCAGAATGCAACGCCATGTACGCCAGTCATAATGCCACCCTTTGTGCCAGCGGCGAATGGTGTCAGGTAGGGGGCACCCAAACCGCGCACCGACCACCGCATCTTGGTGCGTCATGAGACAGGAACCGTATTTCATCCTTCCTTTTTCGACTGGTATAACGCTGGCATGGAAACGGGAGTTCAGAATATCCAGTGAGAGGATTTTCATTCCAAAagaatatgtaaaaaataaaaaaattaaaaatacaacaaacctataataacaatattacaACATGGTATATATTAACACATTGAAAGATCTATCCtatgttttcccttttttctttACATCTCTTTTGTTGTTAAGATCATAACTTTTTGTCCTTGACTATACGCAACTACGctgtgaaaacataaaaaaaaaaaatattatttaaaaaataggaCGGTGTTATTATACCTCTATGATATTTTGGTTTTTCAAAAATAGGCAATATTACATTGGTGTTTCATTTGCATTATGGATTACGAAAGGGCGCCtgatttttattgaattgttaATTGTACGTTTTGCCATCTCGTGGCGGTGACATTCTAATTAAAAGGTTAGATTATCATTTTTAATGGGACAGGAAAACATCTCTccgaatgttctgaactcctgacCACAATGCCTGTTGCGTCACGATGAATCGGTTCCGCAATATCAAATCATTAACGCTCAATTCATCGCCGATCGTGCCCGTAGCACCACATTTGTACTTTCTGTACACGTCGATCGAACGTGCCTCTACGAAAGTCCGGAAGTTTAAAACTGCATTCTGGTGTTGTGGTGTAACGCGTTAGCTGTCGAAGATGGACATGTGCGACTACGCGGCCAACTGCAGCGCCCCCTGTGACAGCGGCTGCGCCAACGCCTCTCGCGCCAACTGCGCCGTGGCCTGCTGCAACAGCACGGGCTGCCTCGCCGACGCGTTCGCGTCCctggcgacgacgacgacgaccacGGGTAGGCGACACGTAACGCTCGGCTCGCAATCTGTGGAACTGTAAACCCGCATTCACGTCGAACTCAACTCGACGAGTATATGTTATTTAAATGTCTAATTTGTCGGCATTACTTGTTAATTCTGATTACGATGAACTTGTTCATGTGCTTATTgtcatttggttgttgtttttttaagaccgATCAATAGTTTCTAGGAAGGAAAACGATTGAAATAGTGTAGCATTTCTAACTCATAAAACCCTGAATGTGGATTGTATGATGAACAACGAGCTCTCCAGCACGTTGGCTATTTTGCACGTCACCTGGTAGCTTGTCCACTTTGTAAACTGTTTCTCATTTGAGCATAAATGAGATGAGCCTCCATTTGCCTGGTGCAACCTATCATAGCCACAATAGTTACGCGCAGTGGCTCGAGGATGTCACTTTAAGTAGTCGAGTCGTAGAGCATTATTTTACTCCCAAAAGAGAGCATATTAACGTAACGCCTTACTGAAGCGTTACTGGCAACGAGATACcaggtttgattttttttttttttaaatctacttCGCCAGGGTTTACATCCTTCCGTCCACTTTCGACACATCTTATTCTCAACGTCATTGCTTGATGATGGCGTCTCGTTGTTTTTGCCAAACAGTTGCTCCGAGCACCGCAGCGACCACGACCGCCGCCCCCGCCCGGAAAACTACGCCGGCCCACGTAAGGACGATCAAGTTGCTTTCCACTGCACAGACGTTGGTCGCGTTTCCACTTCGAAATTGTACCGCGGGAACCTGAGAAAAACGGATTTTTTGATTCTTCGATCAATTCGATTTGCGGTCGTGAACActaaacaggtttaacattcaCGATGGCCGGCCTGACCGTTTTGCAAACATCAGGGAGGAAGACAGGATCATCACTCAGGCTCGCCTTTTCGAGACATCCgccaatcgggcctttgctgatttGGAGCGGAGGGGTCACAAAATGCACAAATTTGCTCCGATTGTCGGCACGTGTTTCTGCTCCGCTTTAGGCGCGTCATAAATCTTACGCGCCGCGCAGTGGAAAACGCGACTGGCTGCTTGTGGTGTATCGAacattattccccccccccctcgccctcgctctcgctctctcaggGAAACAAATGCCGCCAAGGGACGTGCACCGGCGCCACCTGCTACGCCGGCTTCAGCAACACGCTGCAGACGTGCGCCTCCGCGCAGGTGCACTGCCAGGTCAGGACCAGAACACACCAGTCAAGGGCGCGGCTCAGTTCGCTTTGGTTGCAGTCAGTAAAGTCGAACGCTTGTGTACGcacaattttatttcaaatgccatatggaaaaaataaactgataGCAGTCAATTCTCCCAAAAAGGAATGATTCTCAAATAAACATTgacaatatttattatattatttttaaaaattattatttattttttgtatttttttattttatttatttatttattttaaaaataataataattaacagtACATAACGGCTTCAGTGCTTTCTTCTTGTTAGGAAATGACCGATGGAGTCGAGTGTAACAGTAACAATTTGAACAGTGTAAATTATTATGCCATAAAAACTCCAACGGGTCATTAAAATCAGTATTTTACCATCCATTACCACTCAAATTGTGAGGTGAGGTTGGAATGAGTCAACGAGTTTGACATAACGCCAAAAGCCTATCGCTAGCCGTGACGTCCGCgagccagaagctgagctgcgcTGAACCGAAGCCCCGCAATTGGCAGGAGATGGGGACCGAGCGCTGCTGCGAATAGCAAAGAAAAATCTACGCGTCATTGACACACGCCTAAAAGGAGTTTGTAAGATGGCAGCCAAGCACTTCAAACAGAGgctcataaagcatcaacaccgcGCGTCGAgcgcagtgcttctcaaaccaAGTGCACCCTAAAATAAGGACTCTTCAAGTACCCAGCCACTGTAGCATGATGCACATttggaacatttaattcagtgattctttcacgtaccactagagggagcccacctACCATGAGCGGTACTCCAACAGCACTTTGAGAACCACGGATTATTcgagcatgtacacaatcatgaaccgaCGATACAGAAATGGTCGACTTCAGTCGAGAAATCATTCAACGCAAACGAACCACCTTCACATAAGGCTCAATATTAGCTAGCGTACTAGCATGAACGACACGCTAGCACGAGCTGACGTGAGCTCGCACACGAGCAAAACAAATTGGATACGCGttagcactttacacaaacgATATCAGTCATGAAAGTCACCTTTTGCCATTTACACACAGTAATAAATGTGATGGAATACAACAGGCAAAGCTGTAACTGCAACGTAGACGACACAGCTACTTGTCGCTACATCGGAGGAGAAGCAAAAACATGCTTTCGGTTTGGAAGATCGAATGTTAAGAATGGCGAGGGCCGCCgttacaaaacacacaccaacATTGTTCGGATGGATTTATTGACTGATGTCTGTGACAGCGCGGACAAAAATCATCGGCAAAGCGTCAACACCGTACGTGCGGCGTGTACACGATCATGAGCTCGTGTTACATGAACGACGGTATTCAGTAGTTGGCTCCTGAGCCCTGCGCCATCTTTTCCCCCAGCTGATGAAAGAAACGGTGGGCTCCGCCACACAGTGGACGGCGGGCTGCGCCGCCAACTGCTCGGCGCAGACGCCGTGCGAGGCCGCCGCGCCGCCTCCCTGCCACCTGGAGTGCTGCGACGCCGCGCCCGACGCGTCCTGCCTGTGGCTCAACGGGACGCTCAACCACGTGTCGTCCCGAGCCGCGGGCCCTCGTCTTCTCGCGGGACCGGCGGCGACCTCGCTGTGCCTGCTGCTGGCGTCGGGGCTCCTGCTGTGAGGCGGCCGTCCCTTCGGCGAAGCGCGTGCGCGACCCAGCGCGCCCCCGCCCGTGACCTTGCTGATTGTATTTTACGAAATGTttgggaacacacacacgcacacttggcagctttttccccccagttAAAAGGCCAAAGACAATTTGATGGAAGAAGTATTTAAAAGAGACATCATCATATTACATTTAGTTTGTAAAACGCAACATGCAACCCGTCCTGTGTCGTTTCCTATTCTATTAAAAAGAAACGTGCCTTACAGCTTAAGATTCGGATAAGGAAGACAACCCTAATGAATGTTGATCGCGTAGCACAATGCAGCacactggtgccttgagatacaacaaaaactttgcaaatgttgtttttaataaggaatataatataatattgcaCTTCATAAAAACGGGAAAAACAGCACAATTAAGTAGAACGTAAAGAAACAAACGGTTTTCCCATCGTGCGTTAATGCTcaaattcatttcattgtgccgctccttctggtgtgcccacattggccaccggggggcagtacaatacagtcaaACAGACAAGTGTCAGGTGAGCAAAATCCGGTGAGCACAGCAGGCGGCGGCGGCACTGAGCGCGCGCTGCAGAGCGACGTCCGCCAAATTAATACCTTCCCTGCCAtggacggctttagaagtcaaatatccatgttaaccggCGAGGCTGGCAGTGAACGAGTTAACGACAATACATGGAACGTGTCGAAAGGCAACCGAATTTTGTTCGGCTATTCCCCTTTGTTTGTCGAGAATAGGCTTATCACAAGCTCTGGTTTGCGTCAGGGTTGTTCTTTTCTCGTACAACCACACAGTCTAGCCGGCTCCCGTTGCGcacatatcatatcatatatgtAGAAATCGGGGGCGTCATTATGGACGGGAGAGCAAcaggaacatgcaaacgccccacaggaaggccgcagcccggatttgaacccaccaCCGCTGAACTGTGAAACATCTGCGGTGGTgggtttcattgtttttaattccgtgaacaaacaaacaaacaaacacaaacactggTTTCTGATCAAATTTaataagtgcattttttttattgaaacttaCATTGTGATTCATGCGaaaggctaccagtttgatacacacttctgaaataacacatttgctcgAATTccctaaaataataaattaccaTTATGTTATGATGAATAATTAATGACATTCATTTACACCATGCAACAATGTATGTCTGTAAATCTCTGTCATTTACCTcgccatatatttttttctccaaaggaatacaaaaataatctcGTACGATTTTGGTGATTGGGTGATTAGCTCAGAAAGTCAAATTAAGTTTTCATGCGCCGTAGAATTCTGCTTTAGCCAGTAATATATTTAGTAAGCAAGATTGCACATTTGGATTCTTCCCGGCGGTTGTTGCGGTAGCTTTAAAAGCAGGGTGGTCCCGGTCCAGGTCCAGGAGGAACGCCTTCAGCCCCGGGTGGAATTCTTCAACCTCCTCATCACGCTGCAGCCACAAAACAAGGAGATTTGATCTTAACTCAGTTTAGTTGGGTTTAATTTTCGGTTCTTTTAGCCACTACCGTGGATACCGGCAACCTCCGAAGTCCAACACCTCAACAGTCTTACAATTTGATTTGGTTTTTTATATTCTGactattt of Phycodurus eques isolate BA_2022a chromosome 4, UOR_Pequ_1.1, whole genome shotgun sequence contains these proteins:
- the LOC133401961 gene encoding uncharacterized protein DDB_G0271670-like — protein: MPWSSSSGGSGSSASPTATGTPLSTGTSPMPWSSSSGGGSSSTTATATGTPLSTGTRSGIMQPSAAGTNAAASTQTTSASSVRAPNTGAISASSSSSSSSTTTLMFSTTWSPNSNSGTMKTMPMMSSPAEVSTSTTTAASGAGAGHSTMMMTMSAHAGGSMSGMTTSTMNMASPTQT